In Paenibacillus xylanilyticus, the genomic window TGGTTTCCTTGTACCGCTGCTGCGTCACACGTTCTTGGGTTGCTTTTTCTTTCACTGCAAGGTTACCACGTGTATATGCCATACAAAGACTCTCTCCTTCGCTCTTGGTTTACAGTTTCTCGGCTACGCGCAGTTTAGCTGAACGTGCACGGGAGTTCTCGGCCAGTTCCGTATCCGTCGGAATCAGCGGTTTTCTGTTGACTAAACGCAGTACACCTTTACCGCCGCACACGCATAACGGAAAGTCAGGCGGGCACGTACACTTCTCCAGATAACTGCTGAATATTTGCTTGCAAATCCGATCCTCAAGCGAGTGAAAGGTAATAACAGATACACGTCCACCTGGTGCAAGACACCGAACCGCCTGATGCAATGCTTCCTCAAACGCACCCAGCTCATCATTCACTGCAATCCGCAAAGCCTGAAAACTGCGCTTCGCTGGATGTCCACCTGTACGGCGAGCAGCAGCCGGGATGCCTTCCTTAATCAATTCCACTAGCTCTCCTGTGGTCTCGATAACAGCCTGGCTTCGTTTTTCCACAATGACGCGGGCAATTCTTCTTGAAAACTTTTCTTCACCATAACGATATAAAATTCGGGCAATCTCCTCTTCAGGCCATTCGTTGACAATCTCTTTGGCTGTCAGAAATGCATCCTGATCCATCCTCATGTCCAGCGGAGCATCGTGATTGTAACTAAATCCACGCTCTCCTTCATCGAATTGAGGTGATGACACACCCAAATCGTACAAAATGCCATCCACCTGCGGCACGCCGTCCTTCATTGGGACATCCAGTTCTTTCAGAACCTGCTCCAGATCACGGAAATTCGTCTTCACCAGCGTGATGCGATCTCCATACGAAGCAAGCTTCTCGCGTGCATTATCCAATGCCCAATCATCCTGATCCAGTGCGATAAGCCTTCCCCCTGGACCGAGCTTGGAAGCAATGACGGAACTATGTCCTCCTCCACCTAAAGTGCAGTCCACGTATATACCGTCCTGCTTGATGTTTAATCCCTCTGTTGCCTCTTCTTTGAGTACGGTTATGTGGTGAAACAACCTGCACCCCTCCTGACTTTTATAGATCAAAATTAAAATCGACCAGCTTTTCGGCAATGTCGTTGAATGCTTCCTCGGATTGATTGAAATAACTCTCCCATATGCCTTTGCTCCAGATCTCCACCCGGTTCGACACGCCAAGAACAACACAATCCTTGTCCAACTTGGCATATTCCCGTAAATTGCCCGGTAAATTTACCCTACCCTGTTTGTCCAATTCACATTCGGTAGCACCCGAGAAAAAAAAGCGGGTAAACGCACGTGCATCCGACTTCATCAAAGGCAGTGCTTTGAGCTTCTGTTCCATGACCCCCCACTCCTCCATAGGGTACACGAAAAGACACTGGTCCAAACCCCGTGTGACAACGAAAGACGGCCCCAGAGATTCGCGGAATTTGGCCGGAATAATAACCCGACCCTTGTCATCAATGCTATGTTGGAACTCCCCCATAAACATTGGCCCACTCACTCCTCACCCGTTTCTCCCACTTTGCCCCACTTTCCACCACCTAAGCATAATAGATTCGCACTAAAAAATCAAAACCCTTCTTGCTTGCTTGATTTTTTTCAATTTGCTTCATAAGAAAAACGCCTTTGATCCTCTTGCTCAGGATCAAAGGCGTTTCCCCGGTACCGGTTATTCTACTTGCAATCGCTAATGAGCCATATCATCAATACACTATTTTAAACCCTTTGAATCAGTTCATCAGCTTGTAATTATTGGGTTCCCCTAAAACTTCCAGCTGTCCAGATATTTTTCTTGTTCAGCTGACAATGAATCAATAGAGATATTCAGGCTCTCCAGTTTGTAGCTGGCAACTTGCTGGTCAATTTCATAAGGTACGTTAACAACGGTTTTACCCAATGCAGCGTAATTCTCACTAACGTAACGCAAGCCCAAAGCCTGCAATGCAAACGTCGTATCCATAATCTCAGCAGGGTGGCCATCCGCTGCACCCAGATTCACGAGACGTCCTTCTGCAAGAAGGTACATTTTACGTCCATCTTTGAAACGATACTCTTCAATATTGCGACGCACAGTGCGGATGGACTCTGAACGTTTGGCAAGCTCAGGTTTATTCACTTCCACATCGAAATGCCCTGCATTGCTCAAAATTGCTCCATCTTTCATCACGTCATAATGTTCACCTGTGATCACGTCTTTGTTGCCAGTAACAGCGATGAAGAAATCGCCCAATTTGGCTGCTTCCACCATCGTCATGACACGGAAACCGTCCATATGCGCTTCAACCGCTTTGATTGGATCAATTTCAGTTACAATGACATTGGCGCCCAGACCTTTGGCACGCATCGCGACACCTTTACCACACCAGCCGTATCCTGCTACAACAACATTTTTCCCAGCTACCACCAGGTTGGTTGTACGGATAATGCCATCAAAGGCTGATTGGCCTGTGCCATAACGGTTGTCGAACAGGTATTTGCAATAAGCGTCATTAACCGCAACCATCGGGAACTGCAGTTGTCCTTCTTTCGCCAAAGCTTTCAGACGGATAATACCTGTTGTCGTTTCCTCTGCGCCTCCACGAATCGTTGCCGCAAGGTCAGGACGTTCGGAAGCGATAATGGTTGCAAAGTCGCCGCCGTCATCAATAATCAGGTCGGGTTTAACTTCCAATGCACGAAGCTGGAGCTGCTTGAACTCTTCTGGCCCCGGATTGTATTTGGCATACACGGTAACACCATCTTCTACAAGAGCCGCACATACATCATCTTGAGTTGACAGCGGGTTACTGTGTGTAATAGTCACTTCTGCGCCGCCAGCCTGAATGACTTTTGCCAGGTAAGCTGTTTTGGCTTCAAGGTGAAGACAAATGGCAACCTTTAGTCCTTTGAAGGGAAGATCCTGCTCAAATTGGCGACGAATGCGGTTCAATACAGGCATATGTGCTTCAACCCAGTCAATTTTCAAGTGTCCTTCTGAAGCAAGTCCCATATCTTTAACAATACTGTTTTGCAGTGCAGGTGTAGTCATGCCCATCCTCCTCGTTTATCTGTGTTTCTTCTATTATAAAGGTCTGCTGAACCACACAGTTACAGTTCAATCACTTGATGTTGACCCCGGAATTCACGTCCGCTCTCAATGAGCTCCTGAATCCACTTGGTTCCATAACGGTTTAAGTAGTAGAGCGCATTGTGCACTCGTTCCTGTGGTTTGTTCATAGGGAAGAGCGAGTTCTGTATGCCGTTCCAATGTCTGAGTCCAACCTCATGTTTATCCGCGATCGCCTTCTGTGTTTGCTTTTGCAGATATTGCATCTGTTCGTTGATCTTTCTCAGATTCGTATCACCGATCCGATCCAGTCCAGGGTGAATTTGCGCAAGCTGATCAAGCAATGGACGATAAAGCTCAGCAAAGGATTGCTGGACTTGCTCAAATTGCTCCTCAACCTGGAACGTTTCCTGTCCTGCGAGCCACTTCTCTCTTTTTTCTTCCATATGATATTGCACATCTTGGAAAGAGAGCTGGTACTGATTCATGTGCTTGTGATGGACATCCTCCAATATGGTGAAGGACAACCTCGGCAGCAAGATGGGCATTTGCAGACCAAACTCACGGAATGCAGTTCTGGTTAGTCCCCAGTATGCAATCTCACCCTGCCCCAATATCACCGCAGCTACAGGCAGCACGGAATCCTGCATTAAAGGCCGGGTGAGCACATTATTACTGAATCTCTCGGGATGTTCCCTCAACTCCTGAAGCAATCGTTCTTCTGTAAAAGACACTAGCCCTTTTCGATCCGTGTACAAACCATCCTTCAGGAACAGGAGCAACCGGGTTTCATCATGGATATAAAACAAATTTGCTCCGTCTTCAGCGACTTCTGCCGGCATTGGATAGCCCGCTTCCTGTACCTTAGAAGCACCCTGCAAATAAGCTTCACGCAATGAGCCATTCTCACGAATCAATCGTTCAAATACAGGGCGTTCCAGTTCTCTTAATCCGGAATCCGCCGCATCCATTAGAACAAGTCCAGTACTGCCAAACAATGCCGACACCATTCTCCCAAAAGCATCACTAAGATTCGAGCTGGACTGATGAATCGAGATGAGCATCTCCATTAATCCTGGTTTATGTACAGTATCCGGCAGAAGATGCTCCACCTGCTCGATTACGTTCATCCATTGTTCCGTCTCAATCGTGACCCCGCTCACCGAATTTCGGCCATCGAACCGCCCATGCAGCTTAACCTTGATCATTTCGCCCTTGTGACCAGGCAGATAGGTGTGATTCACTTCATCCCAGTCATGGTCTTCACCAGCGATCCAAAATACGGGAACGACCGGACGCTGGAGCTTGGCTTCAGCTTCACGGGCAGCTGCCACAACACTCGCAGCTTTGTAGATGACAAATAACGGCCCTGTCAACAAGCCGCTCTGCTGCCCACCCGTAACTACAAACGTACCTCTCTCGGCCAAACGTGCAATAGAATGATGTACTGCTTCGTGATCATTCAAACGTTTGTTATATATACGTAAATACTCTACCAGGTTCTCGCGATCCACACGTGTGTTCTCCGACTGATCCAGCCATTCGGCACGCGCATGAAGTCCGGACTCCCAGTGAATGTCATACTCATAAAGGCCCCGCGCAGCATCACGTGAGCAGATATAATCTTCTGCAAGTTGCGTTCCGCTGCGGAGTGCCTCGGTAATACCTTTCATGAGGTCTGCCTCCTATTCTGCTTCAAAGAGCCTTTCTTGATTGTACCGAACTACAGGCCACTTCGTCAAAAGAAAGTCGCCTAAAAAATCAAAAAACCGCCGAACAAGCCGGCGGTTTAATAACATAATAAGTCCAAAAGGAATATAATTCCTTAAACGTATGGTTCGGAAACCCAGTGACCTTTGGAAATCTCAATCAATTGAGCATTTTCCAGGTTATACGGATCGTTTACCGGACCCGTTGCTCCATTTTGGATTGGTCCAGACTGTTCGTCTGGCAGCAAAATGCGGCGTTTGTTTGCTTCCACTTCCGGATCAGGTACAGGAATAGCAGATAGCAATGTTTTGGTGTAAGGGTGAACAGGGTTAGAGTAAAGCTCTTCACTCTCTGCCAGCTCAACCACTTTACCCATGTACATAACAGCAACACGGTCACTGATATGCTTAACCATCGACAAGTCATGTGCAATGAAGAGGTAAGTCAGACCAAGACGCTGTTGAAGCTCTTCGAGCAACTTAACCACTTGAGCTTGGATGGATACATCAAGTGCTGACAGAGGCTCGTCACAGATGATGAATTTAGGATCCACAGCAAGCGCACGGGCAATACCAATCCGTTGTCTTTGACCACCGGAGAATTCATGCGGATAACGAAGCGCATGGCTTGGATTCAAGCCTACGAGATCCAGCAACTCTTCTACACGTTTCTTCCGCTCTTTACTGCTGGAAGCCAGTCCGTGGATATCCAGTGATTCTCCGATAATATCCATAACGTTGAAACGTGGATTCAGTGATGCATATGGATCCTGGAAAATCATCTGCATGTCTTTACGCATTTCTTTCATTTTGCGTGGAGACAGCTTATAGATATCCGTTCCGTTAAAGTTTACATTTCCGCCCGTTGGCTCATAAAGGCGAAGAATCGTGCGTCCTGTTGTGGATTTACCACATCCGGATTCGCCTACAACCCCAAGGGTTTCGCCTTCAAAAATATCAAAGCTGACATCATTAACCGCTTTGAGAATGTTTCCTTTACCCAAATTGAAGTATTGTTTCAGGTTCTTCACTTCAACTAGCGGCTTGTTGGCACCTTTGATAATACCAGCCGGAGTCGGTTTTTCTTTCTTAGGCTCGTCCAAACGAGGCAAGGCGTTCAACAATTTAATCGTATATGGATGCTTAGGATTGCTGAAGATTTCAGCTGTTGTTCCCGTTTCCACAACTTCGCCTTCCTTCATAACGACAACCCGATCACACATACCTGCTACTACACCAAGGTCATGGGTAATGAGCATGATGGAAGTGCCAAGCTTTTGCTGCATATCTTTCATAACGTCCAGGATTTGTGCCTGAATCGTTACGTCGAGTGCAGTTGTCGGCTCATCCGCAATCAGAAGCGATGGACGGCATGCCAGGGCAATGGCGATCATTGCACGCTGACGCATACCACCGGAAAATTGGTGTGGATAGTGATTCATGCGGATTGCCGCATTTTTGATACCCACGAGCTCCAACATTTCCAGAGCGCGTTTCTCCGCTTCTTTTTTGGACATGTTTTGGTGTTTGCGAAGCACTTCGGTAATTTGTTTACCGACTTTAATTGTAGGATTCAATGAAGTCATTGGATCCTGGAAGATCATCCCGATATCTTTACCGCGGATAGCTTCCATTTGTTTATCTGTCTTTTCGAGCAGGCTCTGCCCGTGAAAAGTAATCTCTCCACTTTTAACCTTCGAAGGCGGGGAGGGAATCAACTTCATGATGGTTTGGGCGGTAACACTCTTACCACTACCGGATTCACCAACAATCCCTAGCGTCTCTCCTTTGCCAAGTTCAAAACTCACATTTTTAACGGCATCAAATTCACCAGAACGTGTTGTAAATGACACGCTTAGGTCTTTGACTGTTAAGATTGGCTCCATAATCCCACCTCCTATTTCTATTTACGCAATTTCGGATCGAGTGCGTCACGCAGACCGTCTCCGAGCAAGTTAAATGCAAGCATTGTAAGTACCATCAGACCTGCAGGGAACCACATCCGCCAAGGATACAGCGTCCAGCCTGTCAAGGCGTCATTGATCATTGAACCCAGGGAAGATTTCGGTGCAGATACACCCAATCCAAGGAAGCTCAAGAACGCTTCAGCAAAGATGGCATTTGGAATAGATAGAGTCAGCGTTACGAGAATTGGTCCTACTGCATTCGGCAGCAAGTGACGGAACAATTGACGTCCTGTGCTTGCCCCCATGGAGCGCGCTGCAAGAATAAAGTCTCTGTTTTTCAATTGCATAATCTCACCACGTACAATCCAGGACATGCTGATCCAGCCTGTAATTGTAAGGGCAATGATGATTGTCGTAAGGCTTGGTTCCAAAACAACGAGCAACAAGATTACAACGAGCATGTAAGGCAGGGAATAGAGAATCTCGGAGAACTTGTTCATGATACCATCAACACGTCCACCGTAGAAGCCCATAATCGCTCCGTAGATAACCCCGATAACAAGGTCAATCAAGGCAGCGGCAAGACCTACAGTAAGGGATACACGTGCACCTACCCACGTTCTTACCCATACGTCACGACCGAGCTCGTCCGTTCCGAACCAGTGCTCCGCACTTGGCGCTGCATTGGCGTTAAGCAAATCATTAGAATAATAATTATAACTTGTGAATATCGAAGTTGGACCAATCAAAGAGAAAATGACAACAAGAACCAGAACGCCTAAACTGATCATCGCGGCCTTGTTGGTTGCAAGTCTGTACATGGCGTCTTTCCATAACGATACACTTTCTTGCGATTTCACCGCTGCCTGACTATCCAGGGCAGTGTTCGCCGTTTCTTTATTGTTATTGTTCGTGCCAGACAACGTTATGCCCCCTTCCGGCTTTCCAGCTTAATTCTAGGATCAATCAGCACATATGCGATATCTGTAAGGAAACGTGCCAACATCAGGAGGATACCATAGAAAATCGTAATCCCCATGATCATTGTATAATCCCGGTTCGTGATACTTTCTACAAATACTTTACCAATTCCCCCGATGTTAAAGATTTGCTCAATAACGACGGAACCCGTGATGATGTTAGCTGTCATCGGACCCACATAAGTTACAACGGGAAGAATACCGTTACGAATAACGTGTTTAAACATGATTGCAGGCCATTTCAGACCTTTGGCTTTTGCTGTCTTAATGTAATCCGCGTGCAGTACTTCGAGCATGCTGGAACGCGTCAAACGTGCGATAAAGGCAATCGGGGATGCAGACAATGCCGCAACCGGAAGTACATAGTCAAGCGGTCCGTCGAATCCCATAACGTTAAACCAGCCCAGTTTGAAGGCGAAAACGTATTGAAGCAGGGATGCGAGCAAGAAGCTCGGTACCGCGATACCAATTACCGCCAGGATCATCGTGACATCATCGATCAGCTTACGATGGTAAACTGCAGCGATAAGTCCTAGCAAAACCCCAACGACGACAGAGATCACAATAGCAAAGATCCCCAGTTTCAGAGATGCTGTAAATGTTTGAGTAATCATGTCGCTTACTTCTTGATTCAGATATTTCATTGAAACACCAAAATCACCTTTGAGAATTCCACCCATATACTTCAGGTATTGTTCATACATCGGTTTGTCCAGCCCATACTTCTCTTCCAGTAGTGCCCGAATTTCAGGCGATACTTTTTTCTCGGATGTAAAAGGGTCACCCGGAATGGCCTTCATCAGGAAGAAGGTTGCTGATGCGAGTATGAAAAGCGATAGCAGCATAAATAGCAATTTTTTCAGCACGTACTTAACCAACCCTTGCACACCTCCAAAAACAATATTTTGTATACAAATCGATTGTAGAATTAGACATGAATAAAGTCCAATCCATTTATCGGAAATTTCAAGAATTATAAGGAAAATCGGTGCACATACAAAAAAATCGGGATATATATGGAATTCCACATATATATCCCGAAGTAATCATATAGACTTCAGAACAACTTATTTCTCTTCCAGATATGCACGAGTGAAGTCAATTGCTCCACTGAAATCAAGTTGTACGCCTTTCAGGTAAGGCTTAGTCAAAGATACGTTAGTGTAGTAGTAAATCGGCATTACGCCCATTTCATCTTGAATCAGGATTTTCTCAGCGTCAGCAAATGCAGCCATACGTGCAGCTGGATCAGCAGATTTTACAGTGTCTTTAACATCTTTGTCGTACTGTTCGTTGCTGAATTTGGAATCATTGTTTGTGTTTCCAGTAGTCCACATTTCCAGGAAGTTGTATGGATCGTTGTAGTCAGCAGACCATCCTGCACGAGCGATTTGGAAGTTTTGGTTTTGACGGTTCTCAAGGAACACGCCCCACTCTTGGTTTTCTGTTTTCACGTCAACACCAAGATTTTGTTTCCACATATCTGCAATCGCCAAAGCAATTTTTGCGTGACCATCACTAGTGTTATAGATCAAAGTAACAGCTGGCAAAGTTGTGTATCCTTCTTCTTTCATACCTTCAGCAAGCAATTTTTTAGCTTCTTCAACATTTTCAGTGAAGTAGTCGTCTTTGTGCTCATCACGGAATTCGCCGTTTTCACCACGGATACCTGGAGGTACAAAGCCGAATGCTGGGATTTGTCCACCTTGTGTAACCTTGTCAACGATCAATTGACGTTGAATGGACATTGCAAATGCTTTACGGATTTTAACGTTGTTAAATGGTGCTTCATTTACGTTGAACTGGTAGTAGTACGTACTTGCAATACCTGTTGCTTTGAATTCATCCGGCAATTCCGCTTTTACAGAAGGAATTTGGTCAGATGGAATTTCACCGTTAGGTGCACCAGTGTAATCCAGTTGTCCAGACTTGTAAGCTTGCAGCTCGGAAGCACTGCTGCTTGTCAGGGACATGTTGATTTCAGACAATTTGATGTCGGAAGCTGCGTGGTAGCCTTCGTTTTTCTTAACTACGATTTTTTGACCTTTAGCGTATTGATCCATTACAAATGGTCCGTTAACGATCATGTTTTTGTAGTCTGTGAAGAATTTATCGTTTGTGTCAGCAGATTGGTGTACTGGGTAGTACGTGTAGAATGCTGTCAGACCCAAGAAGTAAGGTGTTGGGTTTTCCAACGTTACTTCAAGTGTGTGCTCATCAGTAGCTTTTACACCCACTTGGGAGAAATCTGTGATTTTAGTACCTTTGTAAGTTTCGTCTTTGCTGAGGTTGTAACCTTCAGCGCCTTTGATGTAGTACAATTGGTACGCGTACGGGGAAGCCGTTTCCGGTTTCAATGCACGTTCCCAAGAGCGAACGAAGTCTTCTGCAGTGATTGCATCACCGTTGCTCCATTTAGCGTCCGGGTTCAGGTTGAACACATATTTCAAACCATCTTCGGAAATTGTCCAGTCTTTTGCAACGCCTGGTGCTTCTTTACCATCAGCATCGATGCGTACAAGACCTTCATACAAGAATTTCAGAACAGTGTTGGTTTGGCTGTCTTTTGCCTGAGCCGGGTCCAACGTAGGAGGTTCAGCTGTCAGGTTAATTTTCAGCACTTGATCTTTTGCGAGACCGCTTTCCTCGCCTGCAGAGCCAGTTCCCGTGTTACTTGTTGTGCCTTCATTTTTCGATCCGCACGCTGCAAGTACGGTACCGAACGCCAGAATCAGCGTCAAAAGGACTAATAGACTTTTCCTTTTCATCTAACACTTTCCCCCTAAATTGATGTGGTTTATGTTTATAGATTATACAACCACCGGTCAAAAAAATCTACATTACTTTTTCAGAAAGTAATGTTTTTTTCAGTTTTCGACAAAATCGACACATTTTTTAGCCGTTTTGCGTTATGTAACCTTACATCTGTTTCATTAAGTATCTAAATAAGCCAAATATAGTAAACAAGACATACCCAAAAGTCATCATTACAAAGGCCATGCGCCAAACGGCCCGGAACATTCGACCCCCATCGACCTTTCCTTTCAGCCTATTTTGAGCCCCTCCAATCAATCCAAGTGCAATTAGTATGAGTATCATTGTTAAATAAAATCCAAAATTCGAATCAAATGTTAAGTTGAATAACGCCGAAACCGAGAAAATCAGAAAAACTGTGGTGACATCCATTGCGGTGCGAAGTGAAGCTCGTTTATCCTTTTTCCACCCATACATGGCCCAGTACACAATAAGAAACGGAAAAAACGGTAGTATGCTCAGCACAATAAAAAAACCCATTAACTCACTCCTTCCGGCCTAATTCCTTCGATCAGATGAAGCATTAATTCATGCTGCGGAGCAGTCATCCCACACCGATGCGCCAGTTGTACCATTTGCCCACTGATGGATTCCACTTCGGTACGCCGCCCTTGCATAACATCTGCGAGCATTGAGGATGTATTCGAAGCCGTCGATCGACAAACGGATAGAATTTCCTCCCACATGTCTGTACCCACCATAATATCGCTAGCCTTATAAATGGCTGAAGCTTCATCATATAAACGGCGCATGACCTCTAAGCGATAATCATTCTGAAGCAATCCTCCATTCGGTATTCTCCATATCGCGGTGAGTGGATTAATGACAGCATTGATCAGAAGCTTCCTGTATATCAGCTTATCGATTTGATTCGACGCTGTACAGTTAAATCCTGCCTGCTGCAATAGTGCCTGCAACCGAACTTCTTCCAGATTCCGTGAGGCTTCTTTCTCTAGTTCTTTCGTATGTACATCTCTACCAAACCAGGTATGTCCCTCACCAGCCCGTTTTACCCCGTACTGCAACCTCTTGGCACCTTCAGTAGTAACTGCCCGGTATATGCTGGACAGCGGCAAGGCAGCTTGTATCTTCTCAATATGGCCCATCCCGTTCTGGAAGCAGACAATGTTAAGAATATAGTCCTTCATCGTCTCCATGCTATGAATAACATCATCTATACTTGTCTGCTTAACCATGAGGAGAAGCCAGTCACCAGGTTGATCATGCCAGTGAGCAGATAATTCGCTAATTGAATAGGCCTGAATATGTTGAGGAAGCAATTGGATCTTCTTCCCCTGCTCTGTAATCGTTAGTCCGTGTATACGCAGTTCTTCCGCTTGTTCAGGCGTTCTTGTCCAAAACCGCACAGCATAACCCGCAGCCTGAAGCTTTCCTCCATATAAAAGACCAAGTGAGCCAGCTCCTACAATGTCGATCACCATGAGACATCCCTCTTCCACTCTCAATACTTACTTCTATATATAATAGAACAAATATTTCAAACAAAAAACCCGTCTTACCTGCCGTTTGTAACGGAGATGTGACGGGCCTGATCCAATATCGTCATTCTTACAATTTGTTCCGTTATTCAATTCGTTCCAGATTGCCGTTGGCATCCATTTTGAAACGAGTTTTTAGTTCCTCATCTTCTTCAGCCAGAAAAGCAAGCCTGCGTGCACGATCCATGATCTGAATCAATGCCTTATAATCATCATTTACGACACGGTAATCGGTTTGTACTTCATTCACTTGTTTGGATAAACGGTCATTTTCACAACGAAGCTCATGGAGTTCATCTTCTTTTTCACGAAGTTCCTTTTCGAGCATTTTGAGTTGACGCCCATTTTCCTGAACATTTCCTTTCCACTGGCGCAAGAAGCGAATTACTGCATCAATGGATAAGGAGTCTTCTGACACTCCATCGGCCTTGTACAGGCTTTCTTCCGTATCCAGTGTAGATAGAGCTGCGACCTGTGGTCCAAGCAAAGCTGGCTGTTTTCGGAGATAACTTCTCTTTTGACGCTGTGCCTTCGCATTGCTGATGGCAGACTCATACTTTTTACGCACACAGCTGTTCCAGCGAAAACCGCAAGCGGCAGATGTTCTGCCTATTTTTTCGCCCACTTCCTCGAAGGCCGCGAGTTGTGTGCTGCCTTCCCGAATATGCCGTAAAGTCACCTCAGCCAAGATCAAATCGTCCTCTGTACTCCAAGCATCCTGTCTCACTGCAGTCATGCTATAATACCCTCCTAACAACATCCTAAAATAACCGTCCTCATTACCGGTTTCCCGGTTGGTGAATTAGGTATAAAAGCTGCTTCATTCATTCTTATGCCTCTCATAGAGTTCATAGAATTGATTTCATACTAAAATGTATGTCCATATTTGCGAGCACTCATACCTTACATATGGAAAAGGTGACCTATTTGCTGACGGATTCGATAAAAAAGAATTCGCTTTCATATCCAATTCTGTTTACACCTTTTTCCTTTCCCGGTATAATGTTGTGTAGACAATCTATGATCGTACATAGAGAGGAGGACTAACCGTGGCACGCATGTTTCGGGTACTCGGGTTCTTCACGCTAACGATTGGCCTGATGGCTTTTGCGGGAGATTTGGTCGAGATGGCTTTGCTCTTTTTCCTGCAGACTGCGTTTTTCGTCATTTTGGGGTATTTAAAATTCACCGAAAGAACATACATATTGCTCTTCTGGGGTTATATGATCGTTACTTTCACAGGGTTCAGCTACTGGACTGTGTTCCAAATGGGGTTGCCGCTTTAATCCGCCAACAGCATCAAAGCGATTCGGCCATATGCCGTATCGCTTTTTTGTTTTTCCTTTATGACTTGCTGATTAATGGGTTGTTTTCAGAGTTATGTAACCACTAAGGATATTTCAAGATTTCATTTCATATATTGTCTGGAAGACAGAAGCCTGTACAATGAATATTGTACTTAAAGGAAAGGAGAATGATGCGGTGAACCGTCGATATAGCATTTGCGCCCTAATCCTATGCATACTACTATTTGGTCAACCTACATTGGCATATGCCTATGGGGAACCTTCACCTGAGGAAACACGCGAAATTTTGCAGAAGAGTCTGTCCATCGTGGAAATCGATCATGAAATTGAACGTATTGCCGTAAGGCAGAAGGAACTCAATCAACAGCAGG contains:
- a CDS encoding ABC transporter permease, whose protein sequence is MDSQAAVKSQESVSLWKDAMYRLATNKAAMISLGVLVLVVIFSLIGPTSIFTSYNYYSNDLLNANAAPSAEHWFGTDELGRDVWVRTWVGARVSLTVGLAAALIDLVIGVIYGAIMGFYGGRVDGIMNKFSEILYSLPYMLVVILLLVVLEPSLTTIIIALTITGWISMSWIVRGEIMQLKNRDFILAARSMGASTGRQLFRHLLPNAVGPILVTLTLSIPNAIFAEAFLSFLGLGVSAPKSSLGSMINDALTGWTLYPWRMWFPAGLMVLTMLAFNLLGDGLRDALDPKLRK
- a CDS encoding ABC transporter permease; this encodes MVKYVLKKLLFMLLSLFILASATFFLMKAIPGDPFTSEKKVSPEIRALLEEKYGLDKPMYEQYLKYMGGILKGDFGVSMKYLNQEVSDMITQTFTASLKLGIFAIVISVVVGVLLGLIAAVYHRKLIDDVTMILAVIGIAVPSFLLASLLQYVFAFKLGWFNVMGFDGPLDYVLPVAALSASPIAFIARLTRSSMLEVLHADYIKTAKAKGLKWPAIMFKHVIRNGILPVVTYVGPMTANIITGSVVIEQIFNIGGIGKVFVESITNRDYTMIMGITIFYGILLMLARFLTDIAYVLIDPRIKLESRKGA
- a CDS encoding peptide ABC transporter substrate-binding protein; the protein is MKRKSLLVLLTLILAFGTVLAACGSKNEGTTSNTGTGSAGEESGLAKDQVLKINLTAEPPTLDPAQAKDSQTNTVLKFLYEGLVRIDADGKEAPGVAKDWTISEDGLKYVFNLNPDAKWSNGDAITAEDFVRSWERALKPETASPYAYQLYYIKGAEGYNLSKDETYKGTKITDFSQVGVKATDEHTLEVTLENPTPYFLGLTAFYTYYPVHQSADTNDKFFTDYKNMIVNGPFVMDQYAKGQKIVVKKNEGYHAASDIKLSEINMSLTSSSASELQAYKSGQLDYTGAPNGEIPSDQIPSVKAELPDEFKATGIASTYYYQFNVNEAPFNNVKIRKAFAMSIQRQLIVDKVTQGGQIPAFGFVPPGIRGENGEFRDEHKDDYFTENVEEAKKLLAEGMKEEGYTTLPAVTLIYNTSDGHAKIALAIADMWKQNLGVDVKTENQEWGVFLENRQNQNFQIARAGWSADYNDPYNFLEMWTTGNTNNDSKFSNEQYDKDVKDTVKSADPAARMAAFADAEKILIQDEMGVMPIYYYTNVSLTKPYLKGVQLDFSGAIDFTRAYLEEK
- a CDS encoding DUF3397 domain-containing protein, whose amino-acid sequence is MGFFIVLSILPFFPFLIVYWAMYGWKKDKRASLRTAMDVTTVFLIFSVSALFNLTFDSNFGFYLTMILILIALGLIGGAQNRLKGKVDGGRMFRAVWRMAFVMMTFGYVLFTIFGLFRYLMKQM
- a CDS encoding ketopantoate reductase family protein — encoded protein: MVIDIVGAGSLGLLYGGKLQAAGYAVRFWTRTPEQAEELRIHGLTITEQGKKIQLLPQHIQAYSISELSAHWHDQPGDWLLLMVKQTSIDDVIHSMETMKDYILNIVCFQNGMGHIEKIQAALPLSSIYRAVTTEGAKRLQYGVKRAGEGHTWFGRDVHTKELEKEASRNLEEVRLQALLQQAGFNCTASNQIDKLIYRKLLINAVINPLTAIWRIPNGGLLQNDYRLEVMRRLYDEASAIYKASDIMVGTDMWEEILSVCRSTASNTSSMLADVMQGRRTEVESISGQMVQLAHRCGMTAPQHELMLHLIEGIRPEGVS
- a CDS encoding RsfA family transcriptional regulator; the protein is MTAVRQDAWSTEDDLILAEVTLRHIREGSTQLAAFEEVGEKIGRTSAACGFRWNSCVRKKYESAISNAKAQRQKRSYLRKQPALLGPQVAALSTLDTEESLYKADGVSEDSLSIDAVIRFLRQWKGNVQENGRQLKMLEKELREKEDELHELRCENDRLSKQVNEVQTDYRVVNDDYKALIQIMDRARRLAFLAEEDEELKTRFKMDANGNLERIE
- a CDS encoding DUF2626 domain-containing protein, which translates into the protein MARMFRVLGFFTLTIGLMAFAGDLVEMALLFFLQTAFFVILGYLKFTERTYILLFWGYMIVTFTGFSYWTVFQMGLPL